In one Leptospira yasudae genomic region, the following are encoded:
- a CDS encoding ABC transporter ATP-binding protein: protein MSEFAIEIDSIRKKYKEQNALRGVSFRVPQGSVFGLLGPNGAGKTSLVRILMGFSKQTEGSFRLFGLPFSPLLRKRIGYLPEKVSIPGFLTGEEFLTFSAKLAGIKNASIREKSKSLLEKTGIADAADKKVSGYSKGMLQRLGLASALIGDPELLILDEPGSGLDPKGYIDFRETLVEENKNKGTTVLLNSHRLLEVEKVCHEIGILNLGALAALGPLESLKEGKNRILLKVESVTPELDSYIRKISSEQKVTENQIEFLPQNGIDLKRIPAELVDLGANILKYERTVESLEEVFLRVTGGNDE from the coding sequence ATGTCCGAATTTGCAATTGAAATCGATTCGATTCGAAAAAAATACAAGGAACAAAATGCTCTCAGAGGCGTATCCTTTCGAGTTCCCCAAGGTTCCGTCTTTGGGCTCTTAGGTCCGAACGGCGCCGGAAAGACGAGCTTGGTTCGAATCCTCATGGGATTCTCCAAACAAACCGAAGGAAGCTTTCGTTTATTTGGACTTCCGTTTTCACCTCTTTTGCGGAAAAGAATCGGTTACCTTCCTGAAAAAGTATCCATCCCCGGTTTTTTAACGGGAGAAGAATTCTTAACCTTCTCCGCAAAGTTAGCCGGAATTAAAAACGCTTCGATCCGGGAAAAGTCTAAGTCTCTTTTGGAAAAGACGGGAATCGCGGACGCCGCCGATAAAAAAGTTTCCGGTTATTCCAAAGGAATGCTGCAGCGTCTCGGACTTGCGTCTGCTTTGATCGGCGATCCCGAACTTTTGATCTTGGACGAACCGGGTTCCGGTTTGGACCCGAAGGGTTATATCGATTTCCGCGAAACTCTCGTCGAAGAAAACAAAAACAAGGGCACAACCGTATTATTAAATTCTCATAGACTTTTGGAAGTGGAGAAGGTCTGTCACGAAATCGGAATTCTCAACTTGGGAGCTCTCGCCGCTCTTGGACCTCTCGAATCCTTGAAGGAAGGGAAAAATCGGATTCTTCTGAAAGTGGAATCCGTAACTCCCGAATTGGATTCGTACATCCGTAAAATCTCCTCCGAACAAAAAGTTACGGAGAATCAGATCGAGTTTCTTCCGCAGAACGGAATCGATCTGAAACGAATCCCCGCGGAACTTGTGGACTTAGGAGCGAACATCTTGAAATACGAAAGAACCGTCGAATCTCTCGAAGAGGTTTTCTTAAGAGTCACCGGAGGAAACGATGAATAA
- a CDS encoding ABC transporter permease subunit, giving the protein MNNLLSQFQDQFPKIFSIAFLTLRETLRKRIVYFIFIISALFLFLNFTCQIQIGGQDQSGNPDFQIYIVFLFFAFWNTVLALFLPISLLGEELENKTYIPILSRPVSPLTYVCGKSLGVLALIFANGVFLIGTYLVKQEFGGGALSWDLLKACLTMFFVFYFLILFGFVGVLAFGKNAAFFGGLALLVFTTFLDLFIYESAAASMVQTSDLKKQILEIFYWILPQEGTVFFYSSSLLAKSLSQVHYYGEYSLIQIGVWILLSFVLAKVILDRKEL; this is encoded by the coding sequence ATGAATAATCTCCTCTCCCAATTTCAGGATCAGTTTCCGAAAATCTTTTCGATCGCGTTTCTGACTCTGCGCGAAACTCTCCGCAAACGGATCGTATATTTCATTTTTATAATATCTGCTTTGTTTCTGTTTTTGAATTTCACGTGTCAGATTCAGATCGGCGGACAGGATCAATCCGGAAATCCGGATTTTCAGATCTACATCGTCTTCTTGTTTTTCGCGTTTTGGAACACGGTTCTGGCCTTGTTTCTTCCGATTTCCCTTTTGGGTGAAGAGTTGGAAAACAAAACTTATATTCCGATTCTTTCCAGACCGGTTTCTCCTTTGACATACGTCTGCGGAAAATCCTTGGGAGTTCTCGCTCTCATTTTCGCGAACGGTGTTTTTTTGATCGGAACGTATCTCGTAAAACAGGAGTTCGGCGGAGGGGCGCTTTCCTGGGATCTTTTAAAGGCCTGTCTTACGATGTTTTTCGTTTTTTACTTTCTGATTCTTTTCGGATTCGTGGGAGTTCTCGCTTTCGGTAAGAACGCGGCGTTTTTCGGAGGTCTTGCGCTTTTGGTTTTTACGACCTTTCTGGATTTGTTCATCTACGAATCCGCGGCCGCGAGCATGGTGCAAACCTCGGATCTGAAAAAACAAATTCTCGAGATTTTCTATTGGATTCTCCCGCAGGAAGGAACGGTGTTCTTTTATTCGAGTTCTCTTCTTGCCAAGAGTCTTTCTCAGGTTCATTACTACGGAGAATATTCTCTGATTCAAATCGGCGTTTGGATTCTTCTGAGTTTCGTTTTAGCAAAAGTTATTCTGGACAGGAAAGAACTCTAA
- a CDS encoding HDOD domain-containing protein yields MKIQWFHYEKEGYFLSVKNLNEPIESLNPLYLRITHLNRNIDKIISFLLDRYLQYLDITPLRECIFSILRETIMNAVKANQKRVVFKEAGLDINDPSQYATGMEKFKEELISKKDLYTDLLEQNGLHVLITFGFNQNSFLLKVTNNVSILPEEDQRVRERISKAHTYNDLSEIFENHGDESEGAGLGLAMSLLMLKNEGIEGDSYRIKSEEGVTSAYIKIPFGFKKRNINLQKTGEILSEVDTLPTFPDNVNQIMSLINKPDSSIQNITELVGRDVSLSTNILKLANSASFSQRTRVESLEDAIKVIGLSELNSILLSLGTKKILEERYKEFEAIWERSSLSAFICRRLGERMGWKKQTITVLVCAALLHDVGRVILLSLEPEISGKISEILGNRSFPSPLTLEEAALGISHTTLGGMICEKWNFSDTIRVSAEMHHRPLLVKKEFQDAVFSIYLSDMIIDISQGLADFSLIQTVVLQHFGFKKEPEFAEFMEKILQEYKDFNKKS; encoded by the coding sequence ATGAAGATTCAATGGTTTCACTATGAAAAGGAGGGTTACTTTCTCTCCGTCAAAAACCTGAACGAACCGATCGAATCGCTCAATCCTCTTTATCTTAGAATCACCCACCTCAACCGAAACATCGACAAGATCATCAGCTTTCTGCTGGATCGTTATCTTCAGTATCTCGATATCACTCCGCTTCGGGAATGTATATTTTCCATTTTGAGAGAAACGATCATGAACGCGGTCAAAGCGAACCAGAAGCGGGTCGTTTTTAAGGAAGCCGGTTTGGATATCAACGATCCGAGCCAATACGCGACCGGAATGGAGAAGTTCAAAGAGGAACTGATTTCCAAAAAGGATCTTTATACGGACCTTCTCGAACAGAACGGATTACACGTTCTCATCACGTTCGGCTTCAATCAGAATAGTTTTCTTCTAAAGGTCACGAACAACGTGAGCATTCTCCCGGAAGAGGATCAAAGGGTTCGGGAAAGAATTTCGAAAGCGCACACATACAACGATCTTTCCGAAATTTTCGAAAATCACGGGGACGAATCCGAAGGCGCCGGGCTCGGACTTGCGATGTCGCTTTTGATGTTGAAGAACGAAGGGATCGAAGGCGATTCGTATCGGATCAAATCGGAGGAAGGAGTTACGTCCGCGTATATCAAAATTCCTTTCGGTTTTAAAAAGAGAAACATCAACCTTCAGAAGACGGGAGAAATCCTTTCCGAGGTGGATACGCTTCCCACCTTTCCGGACAACGTAAATCAGATCATGAGTCTGATCAACAAACCCGATTCTTCCATTCAAAACATCACCGAGCTGGTGGGCCGGGACGTATCATTATCTACGAATATTCTAAAATTAGCGAATTCGGCCTCGTTTTCTCAGAGAACCCGTGTGGAAAGTTTGGAAGACGCGATCAAGGTGATCGGTTTGTCCGAGTTGAACAGCATTCTTTTGAGTCTCGGAACCAAAAAGATTCTCGAGGAACGATACAAAGAGTTCGAAGCGATTTGGGAACGTTCCAGTTTGTCCGCGTTCATCTGCAGACGTCTTGGGGAAAGAATGGGCTGGAAAAAACAGACGATCACCGTGCTGGTCTGTGCTGCGCTTTTGCACGACGTGGGCCGGGTGATTCTTCTTTCTTTGGAACCCGAGATTTCGGGGAAGATCTCCGAGATATTAGGGAATCGATCCTTTCCTTCTCCGTTGACCTTGGAGGAAGCCGCATTAGGAATTTCGCATACGACTCTCGGGGGAATGATCTGCGAGAAATGGAATTTTTCGGATACGATCCGAGTCTCCGCGGAAATGCATCACAGGCCGCTTTTGGTCAAAAAGGAATTTCAGGACGCGGTGTTTTCGATTTATCTTTCCGATATGATCATCGACATATCGCAGGGACTCGCCGACTTTTCCCTGATTCAAACAGTCGTGCTTCAGCATTTCGGTTTTAAAAAGGAACCCGAGTTCGCCGAGTTCATGGAAAAAATCCTTCAGGAATACAAGG